From Enhydrobacter sp., the proteins below share one genomic window:
- a CDS encoding head-tail connector protein, protein MSRVPATAQSFDTEFALRRHLLRRLSSLDRERENHVPTWRSLAVHFAPTRGRFNGGANDPRRGAPLDTRLIDNTPLIATRTLASGMMAGLSSPARPWFRLRLADDDANAAPGVRAWLDEVQRRLLQIFATSNLYNCLHTLYGELATFGTAALCVDEDEEDVVRGYTLTAGEYWLASSRRLAVDTLYRSMWWSVRQIADTFGRESVSPAVRSAYEAGQLDQEHEIVQAIEPNPNFAGDAMGGLRLDWRGDVPADLPFRSAWFERGQQGERPLLRVGAYEEFPCMAPRWEVAGSDTWGSGPAATTLGDARQLQVQQRHKLEAIEKQVKPPMVGPPSLRNEAASLLPGGITYVADFNGQGFKPAIDVKLDLNALSADIVEVQARIGRAFYADLFLMVASSKRAQVTAREVEERHEEKMLMLGPVLERLHDELLDPLVRRVFNIAARNGLIPPAPPSLPLAALQIEFISLLASAQKAAATGAIERFWQFGARMGALKPEALDRLDADAAMEAFADMIGVPASIVVDRKTAETIRALRVGTAPSAPAGHLPPQAGEGMTPSSPPPPAEAVHASDAGGGGKPQ, encoded by the coding sequence GTGAGTAGAGTACCCGCGACGGCACAGTCATTCGACACGGAGTTCGCACTGCGGCGCCACCTCCTCCGGCGCCTGTCGAGCCTCGATCGCGAGCGCGAGAACCATGTGCCGACCTGGCGATCGCTGGCGGTGCACTTCGCGCCGACACGCGGGCGCTTCAACGGCGGCGCCAACGACCCACGGCGCGGCGCGCCGCTCGACACGCGGCTGATCGACAACACCCCGCTCATCGCCACGCGCACCCTGGCCTCGGGCATGATGGCCGGCCTCTCCTCGCCGGCGCGGCCGTGGTTCCGCCTGCGCCTTGCCGATGACGATGCCAACGCGGCGCCCGGCGTGCGCGCCTGGCTGGACGAGGTGCAACGCCGGCTGCTGCAGATCTTCGCGACCTCCAACCTCTACAACTGCCTGCACACGCTCTACGGCGAGCTCGCCACGTTCGGCACCGCGGCGCTCTGCGTCGACGAGGACGAGGAGGACGTCGTGCGCGGCTACACCCTCACGGCGGGCGAATACTGGCTCGCCTCGTCACGGCGGCTGGCGGTGGACACGCTCTACCGGTCGATGTGGTGGAGCGTGCGCCAGATCGCCGACACGTTCGGCCGCGAGTCGGTGTCGCCCGCGGTCCGCTCGGCCTACGAAGCAGGCCAGCTCGACCAGGAGCACGAGATCGTGCAGGCCATCGAGCCCAACCCGAACTTCGCCGGCGACGCAATGGGCGGCCTGCGGCTCGACTGGCGCGGCGACGTGCCCGCCGACCTGCCGTTCCGATCGGCCTGGTTCGAGCGCGGGCAACAGGGAGAGCGACCGCTGCTGCGGGTCGGCGCCTACGAGGAGTTCCCCTGCATGGCGCCGCGTTGGGAAGTGGCCGGCAGCGACACCTGGGGCAGCGGTCCCGCGGCGACGACGCTGGGCGACGCCAGGCAGCTGCAGGTCCAGCAAAGGCACAAGCTTGAAGCCATCGAGAAGCAGGTCAAGCCGCCGATGGTCGGGCCGCCGTCCCTGCGCAACGAGGCGGCGTCGCTGCTGCCGGGCGGCATCACCTACGTCGCCGACTTCAACGGCCAGGGTTTCAAGCCGGCCATCGACGTCAAGCTCGACCTCAATGCCCTCTCCGCCGATATCGTCGAGGTGCAGGCGCGCATCGGGCGCGCCTTCTATGCCGACCTCTTCCTGATGGTGGCGTCCAGCAAGCGCGCCCAGGTCACGGCGCGCGAGGTCGAGGAGCGCCACGAGGAGAAGATGCTGATGCTGGGCCCGGTGCTCGAGCGGCTGCACGACGAGCTGCTCGATCCGCTGGTGCGCCGCGTGTTCAACATCGCCGCGCGCAACGGGCTCATTCCCCCCGCCCCGCCGTCGTTGCCGCTCGCCGCGCTGCAGATCGAGTTCATTTCCCTGCTCGCCTCGGCGCAGAAGGCCGCGGCGACCGGCGCCATCGAGCGCTTCTGGCAGTTCGGCGCCCGGATGGGCGCATTGAAACCCGAAGCCCTCGACCGCCTCGACGCCGACGCCGCCATGGAGGCCTTCGCCGACATGATCGGCGTGCCGGCAAGCATCGTCGTCGATCGAAAGACGGCGGAGACGATCCGCGCTCTTCGCGTTGGAACAGCCCCTTCCGCCCCTGCGGGTCACCTTCCCCCGCAAGCGGGCGAAGGCATGACTCCTTCTTCTCCTCCGCCGCCTGCGGAGGCGGTGCACGCGTCGGATGCGGGCGGAGGGGGCAAGCCCCAATGA
- a CDS encoding GIY-YIG nuclease family protein translates to MELRDQILTEIRRLAEANGGRPPGRDKFEQATGIKYAQWSGVFWARWGDALAEAGFKPNTLNPRHDTEAILSKLVDVVRHYARWPTWAEMRLYRQRDPSFPTDKTIARHFPGRPRMLEALKRRASEDASTADILPLLPAQVLSGPSEDDSRGKALAEGWVYLIKSGSHYKIGRGENLERRVKEIRVALPETGTLVHAIRTDDPAGIENYWHRRFASQRANGEWFRLSSVDVTAFKRRKFQ, encoded by the coding sequence ATGGAACTACGCGACCAGATACTTACTGAGATTCGACGGCTAGCGGAAGCGAATGGGGGCCGCCCTCCAGGGCGAGACAAGTTTGAGCAGGCAACTGGAATAAAATACGCCCAATGGAGCGGCGTGTTCTGGGCGAGGTGGGGCGACGCGCTAGCTGAAGCTGGCTTCAAGCCCAACACGCTCAATCCCCGACATGATACCGAGGCCATACTTTCAAAGCTGGTCGATGTCGTCCGGCACTATGCCAGGTGGCCCACGTGGGCGGAGATGCGCCTGTACCGCCAGCGCGATCCTTCCTTTCCCACTGACAAGACAATAGCGCGCCACTTTCCGGGGCGTCCGCGAATGCTAGAAGCGCTCAAGCGACGTGCATCAGAGGATGCATCTACAGCGGACATACTTCCGCTTCTGCCGGCGCAAGTTCTCTCGGGGCCCTCGGAAGATGACAGTAGAGGAAAGGCACTTGCCGAGGGCTGGGTCTATCTCATCAAGTCGGGTAGTCACTACAAGATCGGCCGAGGCGAAAACCTGGAGCGGCGTGTAAAGGAAATCCGCGTGGCTCTCCCCGAGACGGGAACGCTCGTCCATGCCATTCGGACCGACGATCCGGCTGGGATCGAGAACTATTGGCACAGGCGCTTCGCCTCGCAACGGGCTAATGGCGAGTGGTTCCGGCTCAGTTCGGTCGATGTAACCGCGTTCAAACGACGGAAGTTCCAGTGA
- a CDS encoding terminase family protein → MTESAIDIVRGFADEAFAQLHERLPVGTTCAAGGGRLGSFYPDSGPLRRELYVKHLEFFRGGALHRERLMLAANRIGKTEGIGGYETTLHLTGLYPHWWEGRRFDRPVRAWAAGRTMTTVRDIVQAKLCGRPARRSGRKAVSGSGLIPAHLIGDVSWRPGIADLVDTLMVRHAGGGESVLQLKSYEQGSAAFEGTEQDVIWLDEEPSLAVYAECLVRTMTTKGIVMLTFTPLLGMSEVVMAFLRDRDELLVVEGE, encoded by the coding sequence ATGACGGAGAGCGCCATCGATATCGTGCGCGGCTTCGCCGACGAGGCGTTCGCGCAACTCCATGAGCGGCTGCCAGTCGGCACGACATGCGCGGCCGGCGGCGGCAGGCTGGGGTCGTTCTATCCCGATTCGGGCCCGCTGCGCCGCGAGCTCTACGTCAAGCACCTCGAATTCTTCCGCGGCGGCGCGCTGCATCGCGAGCGCCTGATGCTGGCCGCCAACCGCATCGGCAAGACCGAGGGCATCGGCGGCTACGAGACCACCCTGCATCTCACGGGGTTGTATCCCCACTGGTGGGAAGGCCGCCGGTTCGACCGGCCGGTGCGCGCCTGGGCGGCGGGCAGGACCATGACCACGGTGCGCGACATCGTCCAGGCCAAGCTGTGCGGGCGCCCGGCGCGCAGAAGCGGACGCAAGGCGGTGTCGGGCAGCGGGCTGATCCCGGCGCACCTCATCGGCGACGTGTCGTGGCGGCCCGGCATTGCCGATCTGGTCGATACGCTCATGGTGCGCCACGCCGGCGGCGGGGAATCGGTGCTGCAGCTGAAGTCCTACGAGCAGGGCAGCGCCGCCTTCGAGGGCACCGAACAGGACGTGATCTGGCTCGACGAGGAGCCGTCGCTCGCCGTCTACGCCGAGTGCCTCGTGCGCACCATGACCACGAAGGGCATCGTCATGCTCACCTTCACGCCGCTGCTCGGCATGAGCGAGGTCGTCATGGCCTTCCTGCGCGACCGCGACGAGCTGCTGGTGGTGGAGGGTGAGTAG
- a CDS encoding tetratricopeptide repeat protein, protein MRGMATGAVLALAMAAAPAAAQDSAQHWEQCANKDNAFTPDLQIGGCTALIQSGRETAANMATAFHNRGIAYGRKGEMDRAIPDFDQAIRLNPNDALAFYNRGIAYNRKGEADRAIQDYDQAIRLNPNYASAFYNRGTAYNRKGEADRAIQDFDQAIRLNPNHAGAFNNRGTAYSGKGQFDRAIQDYNQAIRLNPNHANAFNNRGAAYERKGEVDRAIQDYGQAIRLDPNQANAFNNRGIAYTKQRRLPQAIADFDAALRLDPKMAVALYGRGMAHRLAGNVAAGDADIAAALAIDPQVAGELARRGLTP, encoded by the coding sequence ATGAGAGGGATGGCAACAGGTGCCGTGCTGGCGCTGGCGATGGCCGCTGCGCCCGCCGCGGCGCAGGACAGTGCGCAGCACTGGGAGCAGTGCGCGAACAAGGACAACGCGTTCACGCCCGATCTCCAGATCGGCGGCTGCACGGCCCTCATCCAGTCCGGCCGCGAGACCGCGGCGAACATGGCGACGGCCTTCCACAACCGCGGCATCGCCTATGGCCGCAAAGGCGAGATGGACCGCGCCATCCCGGACTTCGACCAGGCCATTCGACTCAACCCGAACGATGCCTTGGCCTTCTACAACCGCGGCATCGCCTACAACCGCAAGGGCGAGGCGGACCGTGCGATCCAGGACTACGACCAGGCCATTCGGCTCAACCCGAACTATGCCAGCGCCTTCTACAACCGCGGCACCGCCTACAACCGCAAGGGCGAGGCGGACCGCGCGATCCAGGACTTCGACCAGGCCATTCGGCTCAACCCGAACCATGCCGGCGCCTTCAACAACCGCGGCACCGCCTATTCCGGCAAGGGCCAGTTTGACCGCGCCATCCAGGACTACAACCAGGCGATCCGGCTCAACCCGAACCATGCCAACGCCTTCAACAACCGCGGCGCCGCCTATGAACGGAAGGGCGAGGTGGACCGCGCGATCCAGGACTACGGCCAGGCGATCCGGCTCGACCCGAACCAAGCCAACGCCTTCAACAACCGCGGCATCGCCTACACGAAGCAGCGGCGCTTGCCGCAAGCCATCGCCGATTTCGACGCGGCGCTGCGGCTCGATCCGAAAATGGCCGTTGCCCTGTACGGGCGCGGCATGGCGCACCGGCTGGCGGGCAACGTCGCGGCGGGCGACGCCGACATCGCCGCGGCGCTGGCGATCGATCCACAGGTGGCGGGCGAGCTGGCGCGGCGCGGCTTGACGCCGTAG
- a CDS encoding terminase family protein, giving the protein MPTSRATPKLTVSATWDDAPHLDENDKRELFRNLPPHQRDARARGMPQLGAGAIWPVPESEIAVKPFELPRWWPRAYGLDVGWNRTAAVWGAHDRDGDCVYLYAEHYRGQAEPSVHAAAVRARGAWMTGAIDPAARGRGQADGLQLLQGYLDLGLNLALARNGVEAGIHATWERLSSGRLKVFSTLRHWLAEYRLYRRDHRGAVVKKDDHLMDATRYFVVTGLPLAGIEPARALRAGRAIVDYDPLA; this is encoded by the coding sequence GTGCCGACGAGCCGGGCGACTCCGAAGCTCACCGTCTCCGCCACCTGGGACGACGCCCCGCATCTCGACGAGAACGACAAGCGTGAGCTGTTCCGCAACCTGCCGCCGCACCAGCGCGACGCCCGCGCGCGCGGAATGCCCCAGCTCGGGGCCGGTGCCATCTGGCCCGTGCCGGAAAGCGAGATCGCGGTGAAGCCCTTCGAATTGCCGCGCTGGTGGCCGCGCGCCTACGGTCTCGACGTCGGCTGGAACCGGACCGCCGCGGTGTGGGGCGCACACGACCGCGACGGCGACTGCGTCTATCTCTATGCCGAGCACTATCGCGGCCAGGCAGAGCCGTCGGTGCATGCCGCCGCGGTCCGCGCGCGCGGCGCCTGGATGACGGGCGCCATCGATCCCGCCGCGCGCGGCCGCGGCCAGGCCGACGGCCTCCAGCTCCTGCAGGGCTATCTCGATCTCGGCCTCAATCTGGCGCTGGCCCGCAACGGCGTCGAGGCGGGCATCCACGCGACCTGGGAGCGTCTCTCCTCCGGCCGCCTCAAGGTCTTCTCGACCCTGCGCCACTGGCTGGCCGAATACCGCCTCTATCGTCGCGACCACAGGGGCGCTGTGGTGAAGAAGGACGACCATCTGATGGACGCCACGCGCTACTTCGTCGTCACCGGCCTCCCGCTGGCAGGCATCGAGCCGGCCCGCGCGCTGCGCGCCGGCAGGGCAATCGTCGACTACGATCCGCTTGCCTAG